AGTCGCGCATCCGCTGCGGGATGCCGACCACCGCGGCGTCGTACGACGGCACCTGGTGCTTGTTGCAGAACTTGTGCGCCCAGTCGACCGACGGGACGCGGCGGCGGGTCCACTCTCCGTCGTGCGCAACCAGCAGCAGCGTCACGTCGCTGACGGCCGTGCGCGGCTCCACGAACCCCTCGACACCGTGCCGCGCGGTCACGAACCCCTCGAGGTACTCCTCGTCGGCCCGGCTGGAGGCGCGCACCGTGGTCGAGCCCGTCCGGGCGGCATCACGAGCGGGACGGCGCATGCGGGGTCGCGAGCCCCGGCTGAAGCGGTCGAACAAACCCATGGCACCAGTGTGCCCTGTTGCTACTGACCAGTCGCCCCAGGCCGGTGTGGACACGGTTGCCAGAAGTGCAAAGATGGGGCGACCTCGCAGCCGGAGCACTCCGCGGCTGCACCTCTTGGGAAGGACCAGCGTGGCCGACGCCGACTTCGACGTACTCATCCTCGGTGCGGGTTCCGGCGGCTACGCCTGCGCCCTGCGCGCGGCCCAGCTGGGGCTGAAGGTCGGGCTCGTCGAGAAGGGCAACCTCGGCGGCACCTGCCTCCACGTCGGCTGCATCCCCACCAAGGCACTGCTGCACGCGGCCGAGGTCGCCGACTCCGCCCGCGAGTCCGGCCAGTTCGGCGTCAACGCGACCTTCGACGGCATCGACATGCCCGGCGTGAACGCCTACAAGGACGGTGTCGTCTCCCGGCTGTTCAAGGGCCTGACCGGGCTGATCAAGGGCCGTGGCATCACCGTGATCGAGGGCGAGGGCCGGCTGACCGGGCCGAAGCAGGTCACCGTCGACGGCCGGGCGTACACCGGCACCAGCGTCGTCCTCGCCTCCGGCTCCTACTCCAAGTCGCTGCCCGGCCTCGACATCGACGGCACGCGCGTCATCACCTCCGAGCACGCCCTGCGCCTCGAGACGGTCCCGTCCTCGGTGATCGTGCTCGGCGGCGGCGTGATCGGCTGCGAGTTCGCCAGCGTCTGGAAGAGCTTCGGCGCCGACGTCACGATCGTCGAGGCGCTCCCCCGTCTGGTGGCGGTCGAGGACGAGGCGTCGTCGAAGGCGCTCGAGCGCGCCTTCCGCAAGCGCAAGATCGACTTCCGGGTCGGCACGCCGTTCCAGAGCGTCAAGGTCACCGACGACGGCGTCGCCGTCACCGTCGAGGGAGGCGACGTGATCGAGGCCGAGCTGCTGCTCGTCGCCGTCGGTCGCGGCCCGTCGACCTCCGGCCTCGGCTACGAGGATCAGGGCGTGGCGATGGAGCGCGGCTTCGTGCTCGCCGACGAGCGCTGCCGCACCAACGTCGAGGGCGTCTTCGCCGTGGGCGACATCGTCCCCGGCCTCCAGCTCGCGCACCGCGGCTTCCAGCAGGGCATCTTCGTCGCCGAGGAGATCGCCGGGCTCGACCCGCGGCCCATCGACGAGGCCGGCATCCCGCGGGTCACCTACTCACACCCCGAGATCGCCTCGGTCGGGCTCGACACCGCGAAGGCCGAGGAGAAGTACGGCGCCGACGGCATCGAGACGGTCACCTACGACCTCGGCGGCAACGGCAAGAGCCAGATCCTCAAGACCCAGGGCTTCGTGAAGCTGATCCGGCAGAAGGACGGCCCCGTCGTGGGCGTCCACCTCGTCGGTGACCGGGTCGGGGAGCTGATCGGCGAGGCGCAGCTGATCTACAACTGGGACGCCCACGCCGAGGACGTCGCTCCTCTGGTGCACGCCCACCCCACCCAGAACGAAGCGCTCGGCGAGGCCCACCTGGCCCTCGCCGGCAAGGCCCTGCACGCCCACTCCTGACACCACGAACCCCCACCACGACCTGTACAGACGCGAGCGAAGGAACTCCATTGGCCACCGAAGTCAACCTGCCGGCACTCGGCGAGTCCGTCACCGAGGGCACCGTCACCCGCTGGCTCAAGCAGGTCGGTGACACCGTCGCCGTCGACGAGCCGCTGCTGGAGGTCTCGACCGACAAGGTCGACACCGAGATCCCCTCGCCGGTCGCGGGCACGCTGCTCGAGATCAAGGCGAACGAGGACGACACCGTCGAGGTGGGCGCCGTGCTGGCGGTCATCGGCGACGAGGGCGAGGGCGGTGGCTCCGGGGGTGACTCCGAGGACGCCGACGAGGCGCCCGCGGAGGAGCCCGCCGCCGAGGAGCCGGCCGAGGACGAGGCCGCCGAGGAGGAGGCCGAGGAGCCCGAGGCCGCGTCCGAGCCCGCCCCCGCCGGCGAGGAGGCCGAGAAGCCGGTCGCCGACACGAAGTCGTCGGGCGGCGAGGGCACGTCGGTGACCCTGCCCGCCCTGGGCGAGTCCGTCACCGAGGGCACCGTCACCCGCTGGCTCAAGCAGGTCGGCGACGACGTCGCCGTCGACGAGCCCCTGCTGGAGGTCTCGACCGACAAGGTCGACACCGAGATCCCCTCCCCCGTCGCCGGCACGCTCCTGGAGATCAAGGTCGAGGAGGACGAGACCGTCGAGGTCGGCGCCGAGCTCGCCGTGATCGGGTCCGGCGACGCCGCCCCGGCCCCGGCCGAGGAGAAGGAAGCCGAGCCCGAGCCCGAGCCGGAGCCCGAGCCCGAGCCGGAGCCCGAGCCCGAGTCGGAGCCGGAGCCCGCCAAGGAGGAGCCCGCCCAGGAGGAGCCGAAGCCGGCCGCCAAGGCGCCGGAGCCGGAGAAGGCCCCCGAGCCCGAGCCCGAGTCGCCCGCCGAGCCCACGTCGGGCCGCGGCGACGCGTCCGGCTACGTCACCCCGCTGGTGCGCAAGATGGCCGGCCAGCACGGCGTCGACCTGGCGTCCGTGACCGGCACCGGTGTCGGTGGCCGGATCCGCAAGCAGGACGTCCTCGACGCCGCCGCGAAGGCGAAGGAGGCCGCCGCCCCGGCTGCCGCCGCTCCCGCCGCTGCTGCGCCGGCCGCCTCGGCCGCCCCGGCCGCGGTGTCCACCTCGCCGTCCCCGCTGCGCGGCACGACCGAGAAGATGTCGCGCCTGCGCAAGATCATCGCCACCCGGATGGTCGAGTCGCTGCAGACCTCGGCCCAGCTCACCCAGGTGATGGAGGTCGACGTCACGAACATCGCGCGACTGCGCGAGAGCGTGAAGGCCGACTTCCTGGCCCGTGAGGGCGTGAAGCTGACGTACCTCCCGTTCTTCGCGAAGGCGGCGATCGACGCGCTCAAGGTGCACCCGAAGCTGAACGCCGCGATCGACACCGAGAAGGGCGAGGTGACCTACTACGACCGCGAGAACGTCGCGTTCGCGGTGGACACCGAGAAGGGGCTGCTCACGCCGGTCGTCAAGGAGGCGGGCGACCTCTCGATCGCCGGCCTGGCCAAGAAGATCGCCGACGTCGCCGAGCGCACCCGCACCAACAAGATCGGTCCGGACGAGCTGTCCGGCGGCACCTTCACGATTACGAACCTCGGCAGCTTCGGGGCGCTCTTCGACACCCCGATCATCAACAAGCCGCAGGTCGCGATCCTCGGGCCGGGCGCGGTCGTCAAGCGCCCCGTGGTCATCGACGACCCGAACCTCGGCGAGACGATCGCCGTGCGCCACATGGTCTACCTGGCCCTGTCCTACGACCACCAGCTGGTCGACGGCGCCGACGCCGGCCGCTTCCTCAAGGACGTCAAGCAGCGCCTGGAGTCCGGCCAGTTCGAGGTCTGACCCCGCCGAGTCGGCGCATCTGCCGACGCTGAGCACGCCGAGTCGGCGCATCTGCAGGAGCAGATGCGCCGACTCGTTGCTTTCCGTCTGCAGTAGCGCCGACTCGACCCCTCTGGATCTGCAGTTAGCGCCGACTCGGCTCAGAAGTCGTCGTCGAAGGAGACCTGGCCGCTCACGCCGACCTGGTACGCCGAGACCCGGCGCTCGAAGAAGTTCGAGAGCTCCTGGACGTCCTGCAGCTCCATGAACAGCAGCGGGTTGGCCGAGCCGTAGATCACCGGGAGGCCGAGCCGCTCCATCCGGCGGTCG
The Nocardioides luti genome window above contains:
- the lpdA gene encoding dihydrolipoyl dehydrogenase encodes the protein MADADFDVLILGAGSGGYACALRAAQLGLKVGLVEKGNLGGTCLHVGCIPTKALLHAAEVADSARESGQFGVNATFDGIDMPGVNAYKDGVVSRLFKGLTGLIKGRGITVIEGEGRLTGPKQVTVDGRAYTGTSVVLASGSYSKSLPGLDIDGTRVITSEHALRLETVPSSVIVLGGGVIGCEFASVWKSFGADVTIVEALPRLVAVEDEASSKALERAFRKRKIDFRVGTPFQSVKVTDDGVAVTVEGGDVIEAELLLVAVGRGPSTSGLGYEDQGVAMERGFVLADERCRTNVEGVFAVGDIVPGLQLAHRGFQQGIFVAEEIAGLDPRPIDEAGIPRVTYSHPEIASVGLDTAKAEEKYGADGIETVTYDLGGNGKSQILKTQGFVKLIRQKDGPVVGVHLVGDRVGELIGEAQLIYNWDAHAEDVAPLVHAHPTQNEALGEAHLALAGKALHAHS
- the sucB gene encoding 2-oxoglutarate dehydrogenase, E2 component, dihydrolipoamide succinyltransferase; translated protein: MATEVNLPALGESVTEGTVTRWLKQVGDTVAVDEPLLEVSTDKVDTEIPSPVAGTLLEIKANEDDTVEVGAVLAVIGDEGEGGGSGGDSEDADEAPAEEPAAEEPAEDEAAEEEAEEPEAASEPAPAGEEAEKPVADTKSSGGEGTSVTLPALGESVTEGTVTRWLKQVGDDVAVDEPLLEVSTDKVDTEIPSPVAGTLLEIKVEEDETVEVGAELAVIGSGDAAPAPAEEKEAEPEPEPEPEPEPEPEPESEPEPAKEEPAQEEPKPAAKAPEPEKAPEPEPESPAEPTSGRGDASGYVTPLVRKMAGQHGVDLASVTGTGVGGRIRKQDVLDAAAKAKEAAAPAAAAPAAAAPAASAAPAAVSTSPSPLRGTTEKMSRLRKIIATRMVESLQTSAQLTQVMEVDVTNIARLRESVKADFLAREGVKLTYLPFFAKAAIDALKVHPKLNAAIDTEKGEVTYYDRENVAFAVDTEKGLLTPVVKEAGDLSIAGLAKKIADVAERTRTNKIGPDELSGGTFTITNLGSFGALFDTPIINKPQVAILGPGAVVKRPVVIDDPNLGETIAVRHMVYLALSYDHQLVDGADAGRFLKDVKQRLESGQFEV